The Dermacentor silvarum isolate Dsil-2018 chromosome 3, BIME_Dsil_1.4, whole genome shotgun sequence region GGAAAAGTGTTAGCTTGTGCTCGCTGGTTGCACATTGCACGAAAGGTTTCCAGTAGAAAGTGCTGACAATGACAGAAGAGACGACGACACATGCTGGACTAGCAATTGAATGTGGGCTATTCCTTTACTCACGTTTTTATGGGCTCGGGGTGCTGGCCGGATGTGAAATAGAAAACCtacaaaaagagaaaaacaaacgaacaaaccGCAGCAGCTTGCTGTTACGAAAGGTTTCGTAGGTAACACATTACTATATTTCAATGGACGCACATTGAAGATACTTATAAAGCACCATAGAAAAGCACCCAGAAAAATGAAATAACTGGTAACGCGTGCAATTATGTAGTCATCATAAAAGTACATAATTAGTTGATGGCGAGGTGACGCGCCTTGTATATACATTTCCTGTTGAGATGCTTGGCGTCGTTTACGCGGACAAGTCAAACTTACACAATTGCAGGTAATTTCAGAAATATTGCTCTTAATGTGGGGGGAGGGTGGGGAGAGGGGCAAGCATATAGCTAAGCAAGCATGTAGCTTGCTTAGCTATATGCTAAGCAAGAGGTTGGTGGCAACGTCGGCAAcaagctatcttttttttttttttgcagtaggCATAAGAAAATAAACTACTCAAAATAAATTCCGCCTACTAAAGAGGGACCAACGCAGACCGCGTTTTCAATCTCATTTGCTCGTGTCTGTGGAGTTGTACTTGTGATTGGGCAAACCAATAGTCGCTGCTTGATAAAATATCTTATCGTGATCTTCTGATATGTTGCTCCATTTGCACTGTGTGCCAATAGGCACTCGAACGCTATCTTTCATTTCAACGCCggaaagtttctttttttgttcctaTCCTACAAAacaaatcggggtagcttgcactagtggggTAGCTCGCAAGGCTGAAgacacagtggagctgatcggttcctagctggtcatggctatacgaagtgtataagcatttcctcgtagTCCGTGGCAACGGGGAaagcctcgcgaagcacttgcagtccgagcacacgtacggaaagtggggcgaaagctatgcacagtatACGGGTGGCGCGTAGCAGACGAAACAccggatgacgtcacggcgcatgcgcaatagcgcgcagctggtgggagccaGTGTTGCGGAACGAGCGCCTCCATTCCATTCGAATTCCACtccggggaattagaacttgccgcaATTCCACTCCTTTCAATTCCTCAGAATGAAAAACTTATcccattcccactccgggaatggccaggcagttcaattccattcctgcAATTACTCAACGTAGGAAAGacatcttgatagttttatcgaggtaacgatgaacgcaccataaatCTGATGTGCTCACATGCGTTTAGAACagcaaaaatacgcaaaacacgttaccaaggtcgagggaaagtagcttggtgacatCTCCTAGAGTGCAACCACCCTACAAGttcccataggggcagttctgctgctacctatagtatttgcatgcACATCATGGtttaacggcttgtgatgttttaatagtgcttaagcttaaatgtgttaatgctaaaatgacgacGTAGCGTATTTTTATGCCGACAAAAGTAGTGTTCAAGAAAACCTTATATTATGGCGTCGTCAAGAGCAGCCTTTCAATTAACAGGCACAGAGCTGCAACCAGCGATGAAGGTCGACGTTATATTCGGCTGGCTTGCGAGCcctttctcttgttgcgtgtactcaCGTTCGTACTTTCTTTTTAGGTGCAGAATCAAATTAGATGAAACTCCGACTACAGCATGTATAATTTCGAAGCCAAGCTTGCAGCGTGCaccttgtttgttttcttcacggaaaattaaaaaaaagacatttccAATGTGCCATGTTTCCGGACATACTGCGTGCGTGAGTCGCTGGGAGGAGGAGCCAGTGTGGCAGTGCGTTatggaagcgttttttttttatttgcgatataaggctggaaaggagggtgagggtggtagcacagaaagccgagggagatgcttcgaagcattgtctagcattaacagtattgtcacgtagtagtgacgctgaagtaaacagtcgtaaaactgtgtatgacgaaacgggttctttattgggcgaacctgtgcccacaaaagcaagcgatcagcggcgagacgcgtcggcttttatacctgagtcatcgaaggttccagattaatccctgatgcccgcgtgtcttccagaaagttctagacaattcgcgtcggtcacacagtcagataacataagcgtcggtgaaaacagtcaacgaaaagaagcatcgataacgttctagaaacttccgatacaggcgcgtacTGCGCTGAGCGATatcgtttaacatttcttagccggtggaaagcggccaccggtgaaagattaacgtgtatacgtgtcagtatgagCGAACTACTAAGTGAACTGTTATAACTGCAGTGTTCTTATCATTTCTCAGATGAAGTCGACCGCTACACGTGCCATTCTAGGTGGCTATCTTATGTTTTCTTACTTTGtttcccttcccctccttccTTAACCTGTCTTTATATTTCGGCGTGCACTGGCAATGAACGTCCATTCTTCCAGCTTGTCAGCTTGGGTCTGCCTCGTCTGCGTCAAGCGCGCTGTCCGGCCTACGatgtaacagtggcgacgagaaACGGAAAGCAAAACCCCTGGCAAAACCTTGAAGCAGGACAGAAGCTACGCTACGGGGCGACGACTCGACGATGGCACACCAGCAACTGCCCGACTTCGACGACGAAAGAGACAACTGGAAGGCCTATGTTATCAAGGCAGAGGCATACTTTGAGGCAACGGGCGTGACGGAATCGGCAAAGAAACGGGCACTTTTGGTGGCAGCTTTAAGCACGCGAACCGTTCAAATATAGCAGGAAGAGTAGCGCCGAAGAAGCCGAATTCTTTGGAGTACGAAGACGTCGTGAAAGTCTTGGACGAGTTCTTTGATCCCAAGCGCCATGAGATTACCGAAAGCTTCCGCTTCTTCAACCGCTGCCAGCTTGACGGTGAGTCTGTCCAAGAATTCATTACTGAAATTCGTCGAATTGCGGACAACTGCAATTTTGGTACTATGCTCGACTGAATGCTACGAGATAGAATTGTGTGCGGCATAAGATCGAGCGCACTGCAGAAACAACTCCTGACAAAGTAAGATCTGTCCGTAGAGGACGCTGAAACGATGGCACTGTCGGCTGAAGCTGCAGACAAGGATGCCAATAAAATGGCCGCAGACGCGTCGGCGGTGCTTAAAATTAAGGCGCAGTCAACCTCAACGAAAGAGGTACCGGTAGAATGTGGGCGTTGTGGCAGCATAAAGCACAACAGTAATGCCTGCCGTTGGAGTAATGCTCGTTGTTATCACGGTTGTCGACGTGGTCACCTAGCAGTAAAATGCCGGAACGAAGAAAGCGCAAGGCCTCGAACTCGAGAAGGAGCCCGGGATTTCGCGGCAGAGTACTGACTGTTAAGGAAGGGGAGACAGATGAAGACATAGAGGATAGAATGCACATTTGGACGCTAAAATCTACGCGGGAGGTAAAGGTGAAGCCTCCAATTCGACGGACCTTCACATGGGGAGGTGTGGACGTATCAATGCTTATCGATACGGGTTCCCCGGTCGGCGTCGTGTCTCGACAGCTATTTGAGCAGCACAAAAACGCTTGGCCTTCGCTACGGCCTTCACGCACGAAGTTATCATGCTACCTCGGAAAGTTGCCAGTTTTTGGAGAGCTCCTGTTGCCGGTATCGTACGACAATACAACTGTAGAATGCGCATTGGTGGTGCTAGATTGCCCCGGTCCAAGCTTATGTGGTCGAGACCTAATTTTCCTTCTGAGCGACGCAGGCTCCCCGGTCCTCAGCCTCTCAGCCAAGCCGCTGACCGCACAGCCGTCTACCACAACGCAGGTCACTGCTGACGTGTTCGCCGAGTTTCCAGATGTTTTCAGCTCGGATCTAGGCCTCATCAAAGGACCCCCCGCACACCTACAGCTGAAGGAAGGAGCCACGCCCAAGTTCTGTAAGGCCCGATCTATTCCATTCGCTCTACGCGACAAGGTATCTGAAGAGCTTGATAGGCTCGTGGCATTAGGCGTTTTGTCACCGGTACCGCATTCCGAGTGGGCTACGCCCATTGTACCTGTCCTTAAGAAGGACGGCACCGTTAGGATTTGCGGCGACTTCAAAGTCACTTTAAATTCGGCATGTGAGCTGGAGCAGTACCCGTTGCCAGTAATCAACGACATGTTCACTTCCTTAAGCGGTGGAAAACATTTCAGCACACTGGACTTACGTGACGCATATAACCAAGTCCCTCTCGATGAGCAATCGCGCCAGTTATGCGTGATTACTAcgcataaaggtcttttctgctACAACAGATTACCTTTCGGCATTGCCTCTGCGCCAGCCATTTTTCAACGCAGAATGGAAACAGTTCTACAAGGCTTATCAGGCGCGCAAGCTTATCTGGACGATGTCTTGGTGTCCGAAAGAGCAGGAAGTGACGACGTGCTAAAAGCCATTCTGCAGCGTTTCCGCGAGAGTGGTGTTAAACTGCGGCTCGACAAATGCAAATTTCGGCAAGTGTCCGTTACATATCTTGGCCATCGAATCGATCGGCAAGGATTGCACCCAATATAAAAGAATGTCGAAGCTATCACAGAAGCCCCTAGCCCGAAAAATGTAGCTGAGCTTCGTTCTTTTCTTGGCATGATCACTTTCTACTCAAAATTTTTGCCGAACATATCATCTCTGCTCGCTCCGCTGTATCGGCTGCTGGAAAAGAACAGACATTGGCTCTGGGAACAAGAGCAACAAACGGCGTTTGATAAAGCAAAACGGTGCTTGCAGCAAGCAGGGGTGTTGGTTCATTTCGACCCTTCACAACCGCTGAAACTAGAGTGCGACGCATCGCAAAAAGGAATCGGTGCAGTGCTTTTTCACACGAAAGGGAACGTCAACAAGCCGATCGGGTTTCGTTCAAGGACATTGtcgaaagcagaaaaaaattattcgcaacTTGAACGTGAAGCATTGGCCCTCGTATTTGGAGTAATGAAGTTTCGTGATTACCTTCTAGGCCGAGAATTCATCCTGGTCACAGATCACCAGCCGCTCCTGGGCCTGCTGAGACCGGATCGGCCCACTCCGCCTCTGGCTGCTGCTCGCATACAGCGCTGGGCGCTGTATTTGGGAGGATTTCGCTACAAGTTACAGTATTCGCCAGGCAAGCAGCTCCTGAACTCAGACGCGCTTAGTAGGTTGCCACAAGAAACTTCGGAGCCAACCACAGGAAGGGGAGCCACCTGACTACGTTCTGGCACTAGCATGTGTCCAGGAGGGAGTGGTCTCGGCAGAAGAACTGCAGGCGCTGACCGCAGGTGACCCAGTACTTTCAAAGGTCATGCAGTACACAAGAGACGGGTGGCCTTCAAGCTCTAAAGCATTCGAACGAAGCTTACTCCCCTTTTACGACCGCAGACTGGAACTGTCATTGGCCCACCGTTTGCTGTATTGGGGCCGTAGAGTTGTCATTCCAGTCAACGCGCAACATAGAATGTTGCACATGTTGCACGAGACACATCAAGGATCATCGGCGATGAAATCAATCGCTCGGTCAGCTTTCTGGTGGCCAGGAATGGACCACGACATAGAACAACTGTCAGCGGGGTGTACAAGCTGCATCCAAAATCGACCAATGCCGGTATCTGCTCCGCCAGTTAACTGGCCGACCTGCCAGGAAAACTGGTCGAGAGTTCATCTAGATTTCGCCGGGCCAATCAAAGGAAGCATGATCCTTGTTCTCGTAGATGCTCACAGCAAATGGATTGAGGCCGTACCAATGAAACAGGCGACCACATCTTCGACTATTACTTGCCTGCGCAGCATCTTTGGCAGGTTCGGCATTCCTCGCACCATTGTTTCAGATAATGGGACGCAGTTCACTAGCCAAGAATTTGCTGATTTTGCGAACAACAATAACATAACCCACCTGCACACGGCTGTGTTTCATCCGCAGTCGAATGGCCTAGCAGAGAGAGCTGTCCGAACTGTTAAAGATGGGCTGAAGAAGATGAACCAGGGCAGATTAGAAGATTGCCTTTGCAGATTACTTTTCAACTACCGGAGAACACCCCTTGCCTCGGGCAAATCTCCTTCGGAACTCCTCCTTGGCTACCAAATCCGGTCTCGCCTCGACACATGTTTTCCTCCTTTGGCTGCAGAAAGATCGGGAACATCGGATGACTGGACTCTTGCACCAGACACAAATGTTTACGTCCGTAATTTTGGTAAGGGTGATAAGTGGAAGACGGGCACGGTAAAGTCAGCAGACGGAGCTAGGATGGTGACAGTGGAAACGCCTGAGGGCCTCGTTCGGCGACACGTTGATCAAGTTCACACAAGGAAAGACCCACTGGCTACCCAAGGCCACAGGGAAAGTGAAAGATCGTCCATCTCGAAAACTCCGCAACAAACTCCCGGAGCAGGGCCAAAGGCAAACGCCGAAACTCATGAAACGTCACCACCACAGCG contains the following coding sequences:
- the LOC119445607 gene encoding uncharacterized protein LOC119445607, which encodes MHIWTLKSTREVKVKPPIRRTFTWGGVDVSMLIDTGSPVGVVSRQLFEQHKNAWPSLRPSRTKLSCYLGKLPVFGELLLPVSYDNTTVECALVVLDCPGPSLCGRDLIFLLSDAGSPVLSLSAKPLTAQPSTTTQVTADVFAEFPDVFSSDLGLIKGPPAHLQLKEGATPKFYHQPLLGLLRPDRPTPPLAAARIQRWALYLGGFRYKLQYSPGKSGTSDDWTLAPDTNVYVRNFGKGDKWKTGTVKSADGARMVTVETPEGLVRRHVDQVHTRKDPLATQGHRESERSSISKTPQQTPGAGPKANAETHETSPPQRQSSPQPLDAPERNREPTVATELRRSTRERRPVQRLQYY